The Anastrepha ludens isolate Willacy chromosome 2, idAnaLude1.1, whole genome shotgun sequence DNA window AATTCCATTTCTTTCGAGAGATTCTTTGCTTTATTTGTCATTTACATTAGCCTCAGGGAATGATCAACTTATGACCTCAAAACAGATTGAAAAAGATCTGTTGCGTATATTACCGACAAATGCCTGCTTCAGCAATCCGCATGGTACTGGCATACCACGACTGCGCCGCATACTACGTGGAATCGCATGGCTCTTTCCAGATATTGGCTATTGTCAAGGTACTGGTGTAATAGCCGCTTGCTTGCTGCTTTTTATGGAGGAAGAAAATGCCTTCTGGATGATGGCGACAATAGTGGAAGACCTATTACCCGCTTCGTACTATTCCTCAACATTGCTTGGCATACAAGCCGATCAGCGTGTCATGCAAACGCTAATCGCAAATTATCTAACGTCGGTTGACGAGACACTTAAAAAGCATGACATCGAACTATCCCTCATTACGTTACATTGGTTTTTAACACTGTTCGCCAATGTTGTGCATATGAAGATTTTGGTGCGCATTTGGGATTGGTTTTTCTATGATGGCAGTATAGTACTGTTTCAACTCACATTGGGTATGCTGAAGTTGAAGGAAAAAGATTTCCAACACCTTGAAAACTCAGCGCAAATATTCAATTCGTTATCGGACATTCCGGGTGAAGTAGATGATGTAGAGGTTAGTGCTGCAAATCGAAAgtgcattttaaaaatatttacctttaaatatatttgcagaTACTGTTCCATCAAGCACTCGAGGTGGGAGGCTCTTTGAGTCAAACTGTCATCGATACGCATCGTCGACGTCATCTTGCTTATCTGATGGCTGATCAGGGTGGCCTAGTTGGCAATCCCGAGGCGGTTCCGAATCTACCCAAACAGCATTTAGCACGTCGGCAAGTACGCAAAAGCAAGTCCATATTAGAAACATTGCTCTTTCGCGGGGACAATGATTCGGTCgagctgaaaaataaaaatataagacaaACTGAGATTCTGGTCGATTTGCGTGAGGCAATATTAAAGGTGGCACGGCACTTTATCACCATTGAGCCGAAGTTAACAGCTCACATTCAACTGACAGCGAATTATAGCACTGATTCGCATGCTAAGGACCATGAAAACTTCATAAATGTCGCGCGTCGACGCCAACGGAGAGCGAAAGCTTTGCATGACTTCGAACGGCACGACGACGATGAGCTGGGCTTCCGCAAAAATGACATCATCACCATAATTAGTCAAAAGGATGAACACTGTTGGGTGGGAGAATTGAATGGACTGCGTGGCTGGTTTCCGGCAAAATTCGTCGAATTGCTAGACGAACGCAGTAAGTTGTACACATCGGCGGGCGACGACGCGATTTCCGAAACTGTTACAGATTTGGTGCGGGGGACACTAGCGCCATCCATTAAGGCTTTCCTGGAGCATGGCATGAAAAGACCATCATTTCTGGGTGGTTCGATACATCCGTGGCTCTTCATCGAAGAAGCAGCTACGCGCGAAGTGGAAAAGGACTTCGAATCGGTCTACAGTCGTTTAGTGCTATGCAAGACGTATCGCCTCGATGAAGACGGAAAAGTGCTGACCCCAGAGGAGTTGTTGTTCCGTTGCGTACAAGCAGTAAACCAGTCGCACGACGAGACGCATGTGCAAATGGATGTCAAATTGCGTTCACTGATATGCCTTGGATTAAATGAGCAGGTATTGCATTTGTGGCTGGAAGTGTTGTGCTCTTGTCAGGATGTTGTACAAAAATGGTATTACCCTTGGAGCTACATTGATTCGCCGGGCTGGGTGCAGGTCAAGTGCGAGCTGCGGATACTTTCCCAATTTGCCTTCAATTTGAATCCAGATTGGGAGTTGCCACCCAAGAGGGGGAAAGAATCTCAACCGCTGAAAGATGGTGTGCGCGATATGCTGGTAAAGCACCATCTTTTTTCATGGGACTTGTGAGTCTTATAGCGGCGAGGAAATTGGAaaaatgcatttgtttttaagtttaaaattttgtttttacagaaaaaattataGGCAGCACACTATAGGTATTAAGCgtgatagtatttttttttgttgttgttaagttttaaagtttttgtgcaACATTCCTGCAATGTCGATGGGAAAACGTTTAACGCTCTTGTTTTAAGATCTTTAGTCACAAGTTTAATGTAGTCTTACTAAATTTAAGAATAGATATTGAAATTTATAGCTATGCAAATGGCCAGCCACCACATTTGCAAGTGGaatcgaaagaaaagatgctagTTAATTGTAAGCAGTACCCAACCCCTTTAGCTCCAACTTATCGTACTTATTATGactataaaattaatatatagtattaatggcaggcaatggcaaacctccgagtgtatttctgccccgaaaaagctcataaaaaatatctgctgttcggagtcggtttaaaactgtaggtctctccatttgcggGAACCCCATTAAGACGCTcgccagaaataggaggaggaggtcggccaaatacccaaaaagggtgtaagggccaattataattattacGCGATTGCTTTCAAAAACTGTCCACCTCGAAAAGTAAGTTAATACTAGAATATCCAACTAAATCTTATTCAATCCAAtactaatttatataattttcgtTCAACATTTAAATGTCTATTAAAAGCAAATAACGTATTTAATGGTATTATCATAAATGATGTATCAATTATAGTCCatttaaatgcaatttataACTAATTCGCTCACtacatgtgcgtatgtatgaaaaaatatgtgtaCCGTACGCTTCGATTTATGTGTTAATCAAAGTTTTAGACCATCCATACTTTACTTATGTATGTTGTTAACTTCAAAACCAATTAAAGATcccattataaataaatacatttgaagagcattttttgtgtttgaattCAACCGGTgttgaatgtattttgttcatacacatatgtacaaatattatatataatctaACTTAGTCTATGCGCATATTTATAAAGAGAATCGTCCAATTTCTCAGGTAAAATCCAAGCAAATACACCTAACTGCACACTAAACCCAAGTAGTCGTCCATAAGTGTGCCGATCGCGAACTGCAAAAAAAGGCATTCActacaatttcaatttaaataataattgttGAATACTTACAATACCAGTAGCGTCTACACGTGTACCGACGATCTTTAAACGTATCTTATCTTCTCCAGAAATCACCACATCTTCATCTTTTGATTTGTAGCATGGTGGATTACCATTTGGACAGAACTGCATATCAGCTGGTATGGActgtgaacaaaaacaaaaaatacagtcGTGAAATCAAAacctaatatatatttagtaaatAAAGCACTTACGTGATGTGATATAAAACACGAGAGTGGCCCAATTTCCGCAAACATGCCAACCTGCATTTCAAAGAAAGACACATTCCATTATCAATTTATAACAACTTTTACTAAGCTCACTTACTTTGTTAATTTGCTTTACGACGGCATCCAATACCTCGCCCTTGAACGGCCGAAAAACAATCGCTTTATATTTCACTGGGTACACCACAAATCCCTGACCTGGTTGTATTACACCAGAGCCAATCTGATCGATTGTGGTCACTGCTATCACAAACCCGTATTTTCCCGTGCAGGTACCTTCTACTTCTGTGTACAATTTCTGCTTTACAGTCTCCAGCAACTGCGGACCAAAATAACGCGGATGCAAGAGAATCTCGTGCTCAAGTGAAATCTATCAAAGATAATGAGCTGTTTTTAggaagaatttaattttcacacACCAAGCTTCACTTACGTGATAAAACATTGCAatctattaaaatatttgttaagtaAAAATAGCGTTAGTTAgttatatttcactttttttttttttttttttttttggggtttaGGTTGCTTCAGTATTTCTGAGGAAAGATTGAAGACTTATTTGGCCAGCTTAAGAGCTAAAACGCCAACTCCAAGTGtaagttttcttttgtttccagTTATAGTTTGACTTGTGTCATCTGTTTTATAGGTTTACTTGAATGTCTTTAAGGAAGTTAGTGATGGTATTGTAATGGGTTATGTTGGTGTTTCGATAGAATTCGATTATTGATGAGTTATTATTGATAGGTGGGTACTTGTTTCTTGAATTAGAGTACTTGTTGCAATGAAATATGATGTGGTTTGTGTTTTCTGTCGTATTGCATGTTTCgcatttattattgttgtatattttcattttgaatagTGTATCTTTGCAAAATGTGTGGTTTGAAAGGATTCTATTGAACTGCTTTAGTTCTGTTGGTTGCATTTTATGGTCTTTTTTATGAAACCAGGGTTTTTTTAGTAGTCCTGGAAATAATTGGCCATAAGCTTTGCctttatttaagattttttgtttgtaatcttGTTCccattcttcttttatttttttatgtatctcTTTTATAGCATCTTTGATTGTCCAGGGTATTCTGATTAGGCTTCCGGTTAGTGGTGCGTTCTTTGCTGCAGAGTCTACTTTGTCGTTCGGTTTAATGTTGCTGTGGGCGGGGATGTGATGTATTTCCAACTTTTCGATATCTGAAGCATGTATGGCTTCTATAATGTTTTGAGCGATGTAGTTATCGCTTTCCTGGTTTTTTAGTGTGCTGATACTACTGAGGCTATCTGAAAGGATGGCTACTTTCGGGAATTTTTGCTGTATGGCGAATTCTATTGCTTTTTCTATTGCAATCAGTTCGGCTGTCATAGAAGCTACTGTTTTATTGCAGTAATATGTTTCCACGGTGTTCGATTTTTCATGTATGAATGCTATTCCTGTTTGGTTGTTTCTTATTGATCCATCTGTGAATATTATTTCGAATTGGTTGTCTTcgagttgttgctttttttcctGATATATCTGCTTTATAATGTCctggtttgtttcttttttgtttttacctgtTTCTTTGAGGAATCTGTCGTTCAGATGTAGTCTTTGGGTATGTGCCGGTTTGTTGTTAATAGGTGCTATGTTATGAAAGATTAGGTTATATTTTTGGCATGTTGAATAGTAGCTGGATTTTTTATCAAGGTTGTTAGATAGTATCATTCTTTTTGCCGGTAGGTTGTATGCAATACATTTGGTTATTTCTTTTGCTGTTGCCATCTCCAATCTGTATTTGGGTGGCATCTCTGCCGCCATATGGTAAATTGTGTGCGTTGGCGTCGATCTAATTAGTCCTAAACTTCGTCTCATGTTTGTATTGCAGCATTTCGTGAGTTTTTGTAAGGCGGCTTTGGAAATGTTAGCGAAGGTTGAAGCAGCGTAGTCCATTTTTGCTCGGGCGAAGGTTTTGTACAGTTGCAGGGCtctttgtggatttattccgaAGGTGCAACCGCCTAGTATATTTAGGAAGCGGCACGTTTGGTTGGTTTTATCCACTATTTGTTTAATATGGTGTGTGCATGAGTTATTTACGCTTATGTATCTGCCCAGGTATTTAATTTGGTGAACTTGTTCCAGTCTATTGTTATTTAAATGGATATTTATTTCCGAGCTTTTTTGGTTGAAGTATATGACTTTCGTTTTGGTGCAGTTAACTTTTAGGTTTATTTTATTACAGATGTCCGTGAATTCCTTTATCTTGTCATTGAGGATGGTCTGGGTTTGTTCTTTTTTACGATTGTAGCAAACAATGAAGAAATCGTCGGCGAATTGGAACAGTTTGCAGTTATCGTTGATTATTGCGTGGGTCTGTGTGGTGTATAGATTGAAGAGTGTCGGGCTGAGTCCACTGCCTTGAGCTAGTCCATTGCTCGTGCTTACCTTCTCATGGCCTAATATGAGATGTCGGCGTTTTAAGAAGGACGTTATCCATCTGGTTACTCTCTCATTTATCTGCGTTTTCTTTAGTATGTCATTTAGAATGTTTATGTCAACGGAGTCGTATGCTTTTTCCACATCTATACACGCTGCCATTACTTGTTGTTTTTCGCTTTTGTGTAGGGATATCGTGTTTATCAAGTCGTTGATACATTGAGCTGTCGAGTGGTGTTTACGAAATCCGTAGGATCGACTCGGGAGTAGGTTGTggtctttaattttgttatctATGTGTAGTTTTAGAATACCTTCTAGAAGTTTTGCCAATACTGGGAGTAAGCATATCGGTCTGTAGTTGAATATGTTTGTTAAGTCGCCTGTTTTTTTGGGGATTGGTATTATTCTAATGTTCCGCCAATCTTCTGGTATTGCACCTTCTTTCCAAACGTTTTCTATTAAATTGAATAGTTTTATTTGTTCTTCGTCGTGCAGTTGTAGCAGCATACGGTATGAAATTTGGTCTGGCCCTTTTGCTGAGTTTTTGTTTCTAGTGTGTAGGAACTTTTGGAAGTTGGTTATATTCATTTCTAATAGAGTGTGGTCTGCGTTATTGATATTTGTGTTCGTCGGTGTGGAGTCTAGGTGTGTGTTTCTAGCTATGAATTctagatattttcttttttcttggtTATTCCAGgagttgtttatttgtttttcgcattggtattttttaaggttttttattttcgccCACATATCTTTAATATTTGTTGGTTCAGAAATTTCGTCTATAACTTCTTTGAaggctttatttttttgttcttttatatGTTCTCTGAGATTATTTTCAGCGGTTGTTAGGAGGTTAcagttttcattagttttgtaCTGATTATATTTTTTCCGGGCGGCATTTCTTAGTCTGAATAATCTTTGGGATTCGTTGGTCCACCAATGTTTTGGtacatatttattgttattgttattgattGTATTTTTCTCTATGGTTTTCCTTATGGCGCTGGTGAATTCTTCTAGGGTGTTTCCTATTTTCAGATTATTCATCTCTTTGAGTACGttgttcattaaaattttagctGTTGTTTGATGGGGTATGAATTTATCCTTAAGTGTTACGATTATTGGGTTATGGTTGCTGTTTGTCAGTTTGCTTATCGTGTTCCATGTATAGTTGATATTTTGGTTTATGAACGTTACGTCTATAGCCGATGATGAGTTGTTGGTTGAGAATGTAGTCGATCCATCGTTGAGGCAGAAAAAATCATTATCTGTAATAGCACTCTCGAGTACAATTCCTCTTGCGTTTGATGGGGTTGTGTTCCATGTTGGTGCTTTGGCGTTGAGATCACCTCCTATTAGTGTCATATTTTCCGCTTGCCTGCTGtatgttaatattttctctATGGCAGTTTTAAAGGTTTGTGTAGATAGGTTTGGTGGGCAGTAGACGCTTATAATATTGATGTTCTTCTTGAGGTTTATCGTTGCGATCCCAATGTTTTCTATTTCGCTGGCTATTTTAAAAATCGAGAATTTGATGTGTTTTTTGAGATATATTCCTACACCTCCGTATCCGTCTTGTCTGTTAGCGTATGCGTAGTTGTAGTTGTTTAGGCTTGTGTCTATGTTGTTTGTTAGCCATGTTTCAGATAGTATGGCTATGTCTATTTCATGGTTGTGTAGACAGATCTCAAGTAGCTCTTTGTTTCCTggttttttcaaactttgtatgtTACTTTGAAGAATCTTCATCATTGCTATTTTTACTGTTGAATATAAGATTGCTGTCTAGAAGGATGCTTATTTTGTTGAAAGCTGTGCGAATATTATTAAGTAATTCTATTGTATTATAGTTCAGTCTTTCGTTGACGTTGGATGATATGTGCTTTGTTATGGCTAGGTTCAGTTCATTAAAGGTTTCTTGGGTTTCTTTGATTTGTTTGGATTCTATTGATACCATGTTTGTTTTTACGGGTTTTGTGGCTTCTCTCCATTGTTGCATTGTTTTTAGGgcattttcttcttctctttgtctatttttgttgttggtttttgtaACTTTGGCGTAAGGCAATAGTTTGTGGATGTAGGAGGTGGAGCTGTTTTCTTTATTaagtgtcggatttgttgtttCTTTCCGGAGGGCAGGGAATTGTTGGTCGTAGTTGTCAAGTAACTCGAATCTGTTTCCAAGAATATCGGTTACTTTTTTGTGCGCTTCCTTGTGGGATATGTTGTCAATTGTCATGGttctttttataataaaggCCTTTACTCTTGCTGGACAGTCTTTGGCCGTTGGAGCATGTTCGAATTTGCAGTTGACGCAGGAGAGTTTTTGGCATTGTCCCTCTATCTCGTGGGTTTGGAAGCATTTCCTGCATCTTTCCGATTTTTCTTTGCAGTGTTGTGCAAAATGGTTGAACCTGAAGCATCTGTAGCATTGCGATAGTGTTATAAATGTCTGGACTTTTATTTTGGCGTAGGCGTATGTCACTTCGTCTGGTATATTTTGtcctttgaagaaaatttttactCTTCTGGTAGGGATACGTTTTTCTTTATCGTCTCTATCCCTTCGTTCCACTCTAACTAGTTTTTGTATCGGTATGGCGGACTTGATGTCTGCTTTGAGTTCTTCCATGGATATTTCTGTCGGTATGTCAAATATGATGCCTATCTTAGATATGCAATGCTGAAGGATTCTGGGTACGTATCCTCTTTCTATCAGGTTCTTGTTGCTGCAAATCGCGTTGGCTATTTCCGCTCGCTTGCACGTTACTTTCACTCTTCCGTATCCCACTTTGCTCACTTCTTTTAGTTCTACgatctttagtttttttaaaaggTTGGACACGGCTATGACGTTAATAGGTTTTCTTCCTAGTCCGTCGGTCTGTGAGTCGATGAAGACTATAAAAGGTCCCTGGTGGTCATTATCGTATCTAGGTTCTTCATTTTTGGAGTTATCTTTGGTCGTCGTTAGGGGTTTGATTATAATGTTGCTTTCTGAATGGTCAATCTTGGTTCTTTTTTGTGCGCTTGGAGATTGTTGTGCCCAGGAGCCCTCTGGCTCCTCAGCCTCCACGTCCATTTTGCGTTTGTTGTTCGCTATTTGGTTTAGTTAATTTTGATTTCTGTTTGTTGAAAGTAAtagaatttcaagaaactggttttttttgttttttttctcctcttaaatttttgtttttcccttTCCTgtctattatttgttttattacactttttattAAACACTCTTTTTTTTCACTATAATTTGGTTTCCCGCTCAATCAACCGTCGTCTTCAAGCGTTCGCCTCGGAATGTGTATATTTCACTTTAACAACTCTCCGAAACTGATGAAATGTTTACTAAAGCAAGGATAATTATAAACAGCGGCGGTAAAAGTTCACTACTGCCAAATGTCAGCAGCGCCAGTGCTGGTAACGTGATTGGCAGAGTTGCATTCGTATAGAGTTTTATAATTCGGCAGTTCACAAAAATAACACTGTTGTCACACGTACAATGAATATTACGGAAGTTGATTGATAAGCAGTGTGTCACTGAAAATCTAGAAAATGAACTGCAAATTGTTTGTGATAAATGcaaattgatttcaaaaacGTTTCAAAAGCGAGGTTGTACCAAagctttttttatgaaatacaaataatttttacttattgGAAATTCATAGAATGTGCCAAAATTTACTGCCTTTAACCGTTTTAGTGCTTAAGAAGCGACTTTTGCCTTTCTCGctaatttgataaatttttaccacgatctgcaaaaacaacaatataaaTGAAATCAATTATTTCTCACGCAAAATGCCGTTGATTAAAATGTTAGCCACTAAAATCCgcaattttaaactttgtacaaaaaaaaaaaaattatcaaaatatcaCTTTCGATTTCATCACAAATGCATTCAGTGCGTTAATGTACCACGTTAGCTATGTTCTATTAGTCAAAAATCAAGGTCCTGATAAAAATTTTCCACGcaattgcaacaacaacgaTTTATTTACGTCgatatgagggaaatgaaattggaatCAGCGATTTGCAAGATTAGTTGGAAAGAAGCTTGGCACAGTGATTTAATTGAAGTATCACTACACCAAAGCTAAATGCGATtcaattatttggtttttattaaaaaaataaatatttgaaaataataaaaagtaaatcgaatgccataaaaatgttaataaagtgACACAGCTGTTTACAATTTAGATGACCATTCACAATAGAGTagcaaaaatataatagaatcGGTTCAATCGACAATCTATTGCTAGTGGACGTTCGTAATAGgttgttgggtaaaaaatgggatatccaaccaaaactatccaattggtcctacacagccttTATAAGggcaatactaacatatgcggtcctagtctggtggcccgcaatagaaaagaaatacaaccaaaccaagctgaacaagatacttacatacaatgaacagcgtgtatcttaacagcaggagcgcttagcaccagtcctactgaagcgttCA harbors:
- the LOC128868235 gene encoding small G protein signaling modulator 3 homolog — its product is MESFFGRGHDGYVGRKEHIKKLHANSSEDDNLDELPPMMEELCVVDGLRPSPGGPFSALTPSMWPQEILAKLGQPEAEVAGPNDQPDYRFDEFGFRVEEEDGPEQNSNKLLSQPLVEDAQHRLQWIAHLEFSHNKEATELTWENVDVVLPRTEKLRNMVREGIPHSLRAQMWMRLSGALAKKQKSETSYHDIVKASGNDQLMTSKQIEKDLLRILPTNACFSNPHGTGIPRLRRILRGIAWLFPDIGYCQGTGVIAACLLLFMEEENAFWMMATIVEDLLPASYYSSTLLGIQADQRVMQTLIANYLTSVDETLKKHDIELSLITLHWFLTLFANVVHMKILVRIWDWFFYDGSIVLFQLTLGMLKLKEKDFQHLENSAQIFNSLSDIPGEVDDVEILFHQALEVGGSLSQTVIDTHRRRHLAYLMADQGGLVGNPEAVPNLPKQHLARRQVRKSKSILETLLFRGDNDSVELKNKNIRQTEILVDLREAILKVARHFITIEPKLTAHIQLTANYSTDSHAKDHENFINVARRRQRRAKALHDFERHDDDELGFRKNDIITIISQKDEHCWVGELNGLRGWFPAKFVELLDERSKLYTSAGDDAISETVTDLVRGTLAPSIKAFLEHGMKRPSFLGGSIHPWLFIEEAATREVEKDFESVYSRLVLCKTYRLDEDGKVLTPEELLFRCVQAVNQSHDETHVQMDVKLRSLICLGLNEQVLHLWLEVLCSCQDVVQKWYYPWSYIDSPGWVQVKCELRILSQFAFNLNPDWELPPKRGKESQPLKDGVRDMLVKHHLFSWDL
- the LOC128868238 gene encoding DNA-directed RNA polymerase II subunit RPB7, translating into MFYHISLEHEILLHPRYFGPQLLETVKQKLYTEVEGTCTGKYGFVIAVTTIDQIGSGVIQPGQGFVVYPVKYKAIVFRPFKGEVLDAVVKQINKVGMFAEIGPLSCFISHHSIPADMQFCPNGNPPCYKSKDEDVVISGEDKIRLKIVGTRVDATGIFAIGTLMDDYLGLVCS